A region of Candidatus Cloacimonadota bacterium DNA encodes the following proteins:
- a CDS encoding T9SS type A sorting domain-containing protein: protein MGLFQVDSPSPVGTCAAQKDTGVFKSIFTTLSFAAIDDPTTANDLFGDMYDWLTNGGVSVDNGPIVNNSFTNSPNPFNQTTTINFSLKEAAHVSVNIYNIKGQLVKSLINEDVLANVHSVTWNGTDNAGNDVPSGVYFTRIVSDDVENIHKVMVVR, encoded by the coding sequence ATGGGTCTTTTCCAGGTTGACAGTCCATCTCCAGTCGGAACGTGTGCAGCACAAAAAGATACTGGTGTGTTCAAATCAATCTTCACAACTCTTTCCTTTGCTGCAATCGATGATCCTACTACAGCTAATGATCTTTTCGGAGATATGTATGACTGGCTGACAAATGGTGGTGTCTCTGTTGATAATGGTCCTATTGTGAATAATTCTTTCACGAATTCACCCAATCCTTTCAACCAAACTACCACTATCAACTTCTCATTGAAGGAAGCAGCTCATGTTTCTGTGAATATATACAACATTAAAGGACAGCTTGTGAAGAGTCTTATAAATGAAGACGTACTCGCCAATGTTCATTCCGTCACCTGGAATGGAACAGACAATGCAGGTAATGACGTTCCTTCAGGAGTATACTTTACAAGAATCGTGAGTGATGATGTTGAAAATATTCACAAAGTAATGGTTGTTCGCTAA